In Desulfosporosinus youngiae DSM 17734, the genomic stretch ATTAAGTTCTAAGGGCCCGCCAAATAATAGTTACCGGAAGAAGCTTCTATAATAAAGTAGGTCAGCTCGCACATTAAATCTATATATGTTTCTCTATCGACATATTTCCCATTACAATCAATCAATAGCCGCACGAGAGGGCGTGTCGGAAAACTGGTCGGTACAGCTGCAACCATGCCAATTTCCCCAGTATTAAGGGTTACTAAGGTATCTTTAGGATAAAGATTTAAGGATTTTCGGAATGCCCGGACAACAACCGGATTAAATTCCTTTTCCATGGTTAAAATCATTTCGAGAGCATGATAAGGTGGAAGTGCTTTACGGTATGGCCTGTCTGCGGTTAGAGCATCATAAACATCAGCCACAGCAATGATTTGGGCTTCCAGGCAAATTCCGGATCCGCTAAGTCCATCGGGATAGCCACTCCCGCTCCAACGTTCGTGATGTTGACGTACTGTAGTTAAGATACGGGGCAAAACCTTCGTATTTCGAAGCATTGCTTCACCTTCAAGGGGATGCTGCCGGATAATGCTTACTTCATGTTTGCTCAATGGCCCCGGCTTATTCAAAATCTCATAAGGTACTTTAATCTTGCCAATGTCATGAAGGATAGCACCCAGCGTGAGATACTTTAAACGCTGCCCCTTATAACCTAATTCCCTTGCCGATAATGTCGAGAGAATAGCAACATTAACAGAGTGAACAAACGTACAATAATCATGTTCTTTAAAACTCGCTAAATTGACTCGCAGAGAATTGGTATCTATGTAAATACATTTATCGTTAATCTCCTTAATAATCCACTCGATAATTACCATAGTCTGAGAAATCTGCTCGGGAGTGATCAACTCAGCATCATGATAAATACTCCAGATTGAACCTATAATATCCCAATACAGGTCTTTGGAAAAGGGCTTAATATTAGCAAACGGCTTTTTCTCAGATTTTAATGTGTATACCTCGCTTCTTGTCAGACGTTCTCTGATCCATTCTGTCACGAGTTGCCCCCTTGTCAATAACAGAAGCCCCCTGGCATCGAACAAGTCCATTGGGGCTTGATTTCCTGCCATCAAAAAACCTTGCGGCAACTTTTCTAGAACCAAATTCATCAAATACCTCCAGATTACACGCTCATACTAATTTTTCTTCATTTGCTCAGCCCAGCCGGAATTAATTTAAACTCCTTCCGGCGTCCCTCTGTTCCAATCTCGCCCCTGCTAACGTTTGCTCAACTGTTTTGAGCAAAACGTCTACGTCCAAAGGCTTACTTAAAAAACTCTGAACACCCAAACAGCGGGCAACGTCCTCCAGATCAGATTCTGCACTTATCATGATTACCGGGATATTTTTAGCGTAATAGTCCTCACTAAGCCGGGATAATACTTGCAGCCCTGTCATTGCCGGCATCCTATTATCTAATAGAATGAGAGATGGGCGGTTTAAGGATATTGCAAGGTCCAAACATTCAGACCCGTTTGCCGCCATTTTAACGTTATAGCCTGATTCCTCCAAAACTTTATGAATAAGAAGTCTAACCCCATATTGGTCGTCAACAACTAGTATATATCCCGACAATTTTCTTCCTCCCAACTGAACATTCTATTAATACCTCCGACTAATTTTTTATAGATATTGGTAAAATGCCTAAATGTATTCTATAACTATATGTTGTGTTTTTCAACATAATTAGTTACACACAGTCGGTAAGATGTTTAATGTGACTAACATAAAATTGAGGGTGAGGTGATAGCGTGTCTAAAACTATACAGGAGGTCGCTGGGAAAAACATACGGTTATTCCGCCAGGCTAAAGGCCTTACACAAGAGAAACTTGCTGAACTAGTTAATGTGAGCAGTTCCTATATAGGTTATCTGGAACGAGGCCTTAGGTCTCCTTCCCTGGACCTATTGGCAAGAATAGGCACCGCCCTGGAAGTGGAACCTACAGCTTTGCTTTTTTCTACCTCCGATGATTTTGACCCAACCCTAAAAAAGCTTAATGCTCTTTTGGCCGGGAAAAATTCAAAATCAATTAATTTTGTCTATGAAGTGGCCAGGGCCTATTTTGTATCTACCAGTGAATCTGTTTAACTGCTTATCTCCATCCCCTTCAGCTTAGTTCCGGCAAGTATTCGAATAGTGACTGTGAGGCGCATAAAGAAAACTTGGCTGGCGCCAAGCCGCAGGCGCGGCGGCAGCCTTAGTTGCACTTATGCTTAGACGAAGACACTGTCTTCGCACGGGTTAAACCTTCTTGCAGTATATAACGCAAGTTTATACTTTCTGCCCTGAAAATTCAAAAAGTTGGACTAAGTGCACGTTTTACGAAAATGACAATACTAAAATAAACCCTGGGTTATCATTACAAAAAAATAATTAGTGTAAGCACAATGGTTAAGACGTTAGAAACCAAGTTTACCCGGGCTATTTTTCGATCTGTGTAAATCGTTTTGAATACATTTATGCTATTTGTTCTTGAACACTTACTACTAAACCCAGTGACTCCAATTTTTTGATCGAATTTTTAATCAAACTATCTTTTTTACGTTCATCAAAATAATTGTAGCCTAGATCCACATATTCTTGTTTTCGCGTTAACAAGATATGTACAAGAGACAAGATTGTATGTCCTACAGCTATCGAAGCCTTATTTTTTCCACGTCGGGCTGCTATCCGATGATATTGTGCCGATAAGTAGTTATTTTTTTTACGAGCAGCCGCTTTTGCTGCCTCGGTAAGGGCGCTTCGAAGCTTCTTATTTCCTTTACGCGTCTTTGTGGACTTTTTTTTCCTGCGCTTTCATCATGACCTGGAGTCATCCCTGCCCACGAACATAAGTGTCCGGGTGTAGGAAATCGTGACATATCTGTACCAACTTCAGCAATAATTTGTTCAGCAGTTCTTTTTCCAACTCCGGGTATAGAATCCAATAACTTCAGTTCTTCCGCAAAAGGGGTCATACGTTTCTCAATTTCTTCGTCCAATTTACTAATTAGTTCATTGAGGTAATCGATATGAGCTAATTGCTTCTCAAGCATGAATAATTGATGGGCTCCAAGTAATCCTTCTAGCGCAAGTTTCAAATCTTCCTTTTTATCCTTTAGTTTCTTTAGAGCAAAATCCGCTAAAACAGAAGTGTCTTCCTCTCCTTTAATCATAGCTTCCAACATGTTTCGCCCAGATACACCCAACACATTTGAAGCCACAGAGGATAGTTTTATGTTCCCCCCCTCTAATACTTTCTGTAGGCGATTCACTTCTCGCGTTCTTTCTTCAACGATGCTTCGCCGATATCGAACGACCTCTTTTAATTCTCTTTGATCCCGGTTCGGAATAAAACTTCCTTGGACCAAACCATGACGCAGTAAACGTGCAATCCACTCGGCATCTTTAACATCCGTCTTTCGTCCCGGCACAGTTTTAATATGCTGGGCATTAACTACCATCGGTTGTAGATCCTCTGTCTCTAAGAGGTTATAGATCGGTTTCCAGTAATCACCTGTACTCTCCATCGCGACATGGGAGCATCGGTTGTCTTTTACCCAATCAACTAGTTCGATTAGGTTTCGAGTCATTGTTGAAAATGTATGAATCTCCTTTCCTTTGGGGGTAATGATGCAGGCTGTAATACTTTTTTTATGCACATCCAGTCCGCAACATCGTTCATGCAATACTTCCATAACAACAACTTCTCCTTAGACTGGTTTTATTTAAGGCTGGTGCAACAACCAATATGGGTTATTCTGCCCTGCGTGCTTCCCGAAGGAGCAACAATCCGTGATACACCAGGTCGATGTGGTCCGTCTGATAGACGGGCTCGCGGCACCAAGAAAGTTCGACCTACCTTCGCCAGCCTAAGGAGTA encodes the following:
- a CDS encoding HD-GYP domain-containing protein gives rise to the protein MNLVLEKLPQGFLMAGNQAPMDLFDARGLLLLTRGQLVTEWIRERLTRSEVYTLKSEKKPFANIKPFSKDLYWDIIGSIWSIYHDAELITPEQISQTMVIIEWIIKEINDKCIYIDTNSLRVNLASFKEHDYCTFVHSVNVAILSTLSARELGYKGQRLKYLTLGAILHDIGKIKVPYEILNKPGPLSKHEVSIIRQHPLEGEAMLRNTKVLPRILTTVRQHHERWSGSGYPDGLSGSGICLEAQIIAVADVYDALTADRPYRKALPPYHALEMILTMEKEFNPVVVRAFRKSLNLYPKDTLVTLNTGEIGMVAAVPTSFPTRPLVRLLIDCNGKYVDRETYIDLMCELTYFIIEASSGNYYLAGP
- a CDS encoding response regulator, whose protein sequence is MSGYILVVDDQYGVRLLIHKVLEESGYNVKMAANGSECLDLAISLNRPSLILLDNRMPAMTGLQVLSRLSEDYYAKNIPVIMISAESDLEDVARCLGVQSFLSKPLDVDVLLKTVEQTLAGARLEQRDAGRSLN
- a CDS encoding helix-turn-helix domain-containing protein: MSKTIQEVAGKNIRLFRQAKGLTQEKLAELVNVSSSYIGYLERGLRSPSLDLLARIGTALEVEPTALLFSTSDDFDPTLKKLNALLAGKNSKSINFVYEVARAYFVSTSESV